In uncultured Bacteroides sp., the following proteins share a genomic window:
- a CDS encoding glycosyltransferase family 2 protein, whose product MMLSIVIITWNSLELLQDCISSLDVVRQSEDVEVLLVDNGSKDDSVSFISQHYPSVKIIELGENKGVAYARNRGIEQSSGEYLLLLDNDTIANEQAIEGMLQFLKNHSDVGICGCKLMDNNQVQESYKSYPGIVVKIKNLLNCQSKHSVLETAQTNSEVIEPVYLIGACQMIRRELINDIGLLDEKIFYGPEDADFCLRARNAGWRVCYLPQYSIIHHWQRLTNKKLFSLLAYKHIHALFYFYWKHKRLF is encoded by the coding sequence ATGATGTTGTCTATTGTCATAATTACATGGAATTCACTTGAGCTTTTGCAAGATTGTATTTCCTCTTTAGATGTTGTCCGGCAATCGGAGGATGTAGAGGTTTTGTTGGTTGATAATGGATCCAAAGATGATTCTGTCTCTTTCATAAGCCAACATTATCCCTCAGTTAAAATCATAGAACTGGGAGAGAATAAAGGGGTGGCGTATGCCCGTAACAGAGGCATTGAACAATCTTCCGGGGAGTACTTGCTTCTGCTTGATAATGATACAATTGCTAATGAACAGGCGATTGAGGGCATGCTTCAGTTTCTGAAAAATCATTCAGATGTGGGCATTTGTGGCTGTAAATTGATGGATAATAATCAGGTACAGGAAAGCTATAAATCTTATCCCGGGATTGTTGTGAAGATTAAGAATCTGCTAAATTGTCAAAGTAAGCATTCAGTTCTTGAAACTGCACAAACTAACTCTGAAGTAATAGAGCCCGTATATCTTATAGGAGCTTGCCAAATGATTCGCCGGGAATTAATAAATGATATTGGGCTGTTAGATGAAAAGATCTTTTATGGCCCTGAAGATGCTGATTTCTGTCTGCGGGCAAGAAATGCCGGATGGAGAGTTTGTTATTTACCTCAGTATTCCATCATACATCATTGGCAGAGGCTCACTAATAAAAAACTATTTTCTTTATTGGCTTATAAACATATTCATGCATTGTTTTATTTTTATTGGAAACATAAGCGCTTATTTTAA
- a CDS encoding radical SAM protein, whose protein sequence is MKLTFLIPPVLDGEKPAERTAGCTRVVVAAPNIYELTVVALLEKEGYKNIFYKDFVYNKETTSDFANFLKGDNSDVYYIWTVNLSINNDLIALEMIRKYHPTSFVVFMGPGPTFFIDKCLKSGYEIVVRGEPEIIVRDWTNALRDGQDWELVAGISFLKKGVKVDNASAPLMKELDALPFPARHFINDKVYRNPKLKLTPYTTIVTSRNCPFKCIYCVPSSLTFAREIEFKKEHNKKPFISFRSIESVDAELKELYEQGYKAIGFMDDNFIWTEERTVALCDVIHKYNFKWGCQARVDAITENIAKALSNSGCGYVDLGVESFNDEILAFIKKGITRKQIYSAIKLLKKYHIPVKLNILIGTSPLETKETLKDTLKRAKALRVDQIMFNIVSPFPGTEFYKLAKENNWILTGDYVPTDVQRESILNYPHLSSKEMERILFQNNLRYFLSPYFIVSQMRRFSSFKEFIYALKVLKIKLFG, encoded by the coding sequence ATGAAATTAACCTTTTTGATACCTCCAGTGTTAGATGGGGAAAAACCCGCTGAACGGACTGCCGGATGCACTCGTGTAGTGGTTGCTGCCCCCAATATCTATGAGCTGACAGTGGTGGCATTACTTGAAAAGGAAGGTTATAAAAACATATTCTATAAAGATTTTGTTTATAATAAGGAAACGACTTCTGATTTTGCGAACTTTCTCAAAGGAGACAATAGCGACGTTTATTATATCTGGACTGTAAACCTCTCCATAAACAATGACTTAATTGCATTAGAGATGATTAGAAAATATCATCCAACCTCTTTCGTCGTGTTTATGGGACCTGGTCCAACTTTTTTTATAGATAAATGTTTGAAAAGCGGTTATGAGATTGTGGTGAGAGGGGAACCGGAGATAATTGTACGCGATTGGACAAATGCTTTGCGTGATGGTCAAGATTGGGAATTGGTTGCCGGAATTTCGTTTCTTAAAAAAGGTGTTAAGGTAGATAATGCTTCTGCTCCTTTAATGAAAGAGTTAGATGCCCTTCCTTTTCCTGCACGTCATTTTATAAACGACAAAGTATACAGGAATCCTAAGTTGAAGCTAACTCCCTATACAACAATAGTGACTTCTCGTAACTGTCCTTTTAAATGTATCTATTGTGTACCAAGCTCTTTGACATTTGCCCGGGAAATAGAATTTAAGAAAGAGCATAACAAGAAACCTTTCATCTCTTTTCGCTCAATAGAAAGCGTGGATGCAGAACTAAAAGAACTGTACGAGCAAGGATATAAGGCGATTGGGTTTATGGATGATAATTTCATCTGGACAGAAGAACGCACGGTGGCTTTGTGTGATGTTATTCACAAATATAATTTTAAATGGGGATGTCAGGCACGGGTTGATGCAATTACAGAAAATATAGCCAAGGCTTTGAGTAATTCCGGATGTGGCTATGTGGACCTTGGAGTAGAATCTTTTAATGATGAAATTCTGGCCTTTATTAAAAAGGGAATTACTCGTAAACAGATTTATAGTGCCATCAAATTATTGAAAAAGTACCATATTCCTGTCAAATTGAATATATTGATTGGAACCAGTCCGCTTGAAACGAAAGAAACACTGAAAGATACACTGAAACGGGCGAAAGCTTTGCGAGTGGATCAAATCATGTTTAATATAGTTTCTCCATTCCCGGGAACCGAGTTTTACAAACTGGCTAAAGAGAATAATTGGATTCTTACCGGTGATTATGTTCCAACGGATGTGCAACGGGAATCTATCTTAAATTATCCTCATTTGTCATCTAAAGAAATGGAGAGAATCTTATTTCAGAATAATCTGAGATATTTCCTTTCTCCCTATTTTATTGTTAGTCAGATGCGGCGTTTCTCTAGCTTTAAAGAGTTTATATATGCTCTGAAAGTTTTGAAAATTAAACTATTTGGCTGA
- the recR gene encoding recombination mediator RecR, protein MNQQYPSALLEKAVGEFAKLPGIGRKTAMRLVLHLLRQESSAVEAFGNAIVTLKREVKYCKVCHNISDTDTCQICANPLRDASVICVVENIRDVMAVEATQQFKGLYHVLGGVISPMDGVGPSDLQIESLVKRVEDGVVKEVILALSSTMEGDTTNFYIFRKLAKASVKLSVIARGISIGDELEYTDEVTLGRSIANRTLFTGTV, encoded by the coding sequence ATGAATCAACAATATCCATCGGCTTTGCTTGAGAAAGCGGTAGGGGAATTTGCTAAATTACCGGGTATCGGAAGGAAGACGGCTATGCGACTGGTACTTCATCTTTTACGTCAGGAATCATCTGCCGTTGAGGCTTTCGGTAATGCCATCGTGACATTGAAAAGAGAGGTGAAGTATTGCAAGGTATGTCACAATATTTCTGATACGGATACCTGTCAGATCTGTGCCAATCCGCTACGGGATGCTTCTGTAATCTGTGTGGTGGAGAATATTCGCGATGTGATGGCAGTGGAAGCTACTCAGCAATTCAAGGGTTTATACCATGTGTTGGGTGGAGTAATCTCGCCCATGGATGGCGTCGGGCCCAGTGATTTGCAGATAGAAAGTCTTGTGAAACGGGTGGAAGACGGAGTAGTGAAGGAGGTAATCCTTGCATTGAGCTCTACAATGGAAGGAGACACAACCAACTTTTATATATTTCGCAAACTGGCAAAAGCAAGTGTGAAGTTAAGCGTTATTGCTCGGGGAATCTCCATTGGCGATGAACTGGAATACACAGATGAAGTGACTTTGGGACGCTCCATAGCAAACCGGACACTATTTACTGGAACAGTATAA
- a CDS encoding YqgE/AlgH family protein, with amino-acid sequence MERNQDYFKIVSNNAIPSRGKILISEPFLRDTNFGRSVVLLVDHTKEGSMGLIMNKLLPMKLNDVVNEFKYLEDIPLYKGGPMGTDTLFYLHTLKDVEGALAIGGGLYLNGNFNEIKRYVLQGNQLEGNIRFFLGYSGWQDGQLNQEIEDNTWMIGKGEIASLMIDEIKNMWKKALGNLGGKYETWSRFPITPSLN; translated from the coding sequence ATGGAAAGAAACCAGGACTATTTCAAGATTGTATCAAACAACGCAATTCCTTCCCGGGGAAAGATTCTTATCTCCGAGCCTTTTTTGCGCGATACAAATTTTGGTCGTTCGGTTGTCCTTCTTGTTGACCATACAAAAGAAGGATCCATGGGACTTATTATGAATAAGCTACTGCCCATGAAGCTGAACGACGTGGTGAATGAGTTTAAATACTTAGAAGACATTCCTCTTTACAAAGGAGGACCGATGGGAACGGATACGCTATTCTATTTACACACATTGAAAGACGTTGAAGGTGCTCTTGCTATTGGAGGGGGACTGTACCTCAACGGTAATTTCAATGAAATAAAACGTTACGTTCTTCAAGGCAATCAGTTGGAAGGTAATATCCGCTTCTTCCTTGGTTATTCCGGATGGCAAGACGGACAGCTGAATCAAGAGATTGAAGACAACACCTGGATGATAGGAAAAGGAGAGATCGCCAGTCTGATGATTGACGAAATTAAAAATATGTGGAAAAAAGCCTTGGGCAATTTAGGCGGGAAATATGAAACCTGGTCACGTTTCCCAATCACTCCTTCTTTAAACTAA
- a CDS encoding GNAT family protein produces the protein MKPTYLNNEQIYLRAVEPEDLDIMYNMENNPSSWDVSCFTVPYSRYVLKQYIQASQSDIYADKQLRLMIINRLDNQVVGTIDLTDFVPLHGRAGVGIAVKNEFRQQGIARQALELLVSYSFEFLHLRQLYVYVSVKNEASRKLFCSCGFTQTGILKDWLRVKEEYEDVFFMQLINLV, from the coding sequence ATGAAACCAACATATTTAAACAACGAACAAATTTATCTTCGTGCAGTAGAGCCCGAAGATCTTGATATTATGTATAACATGGAAAACAATCCATCTTCCTGGGATGTGAGTTGTTTTACCGTGCCCTATTCCCGTTATGTTCTCAAACAATATATTCAGGCTTCTCAGAGCGACATCTATGCCGATAAGCAATTGCGCCTGATGATTATTAATCGTCTGGACAATCAGGTGGTTGGAACAATTGACCTTACGGACTTTGTTCCTTTGCATGGGCGGGCAGGAGTGGGCATTGCGGTGAAAAATGAATTTCGCCAACAAGGCATTGCCCGCCAGGCATTAGAACTGCTTGTCAGTTATTCTTTTGAATTTTTGCATTTAAGGCAACTGTATGTGTATGTGTCTGTGAAGAATGAAGCAAGCCGGAAACTTTTTTGCTCTTGTGGCTTTACTCAAACAGGGATTCTTAAAGACTGGCTTCGTGTAAAAGAGGAATACGAAGATGTCTTCTTTATGCAGCTAATAAATTTAGTTTAA
- a CDS encoding pyridoxal phosphate-dependent aminotransferase: MKETPIDCKFVDEAIKEMHIADLSKATIREVKAIAAKAEELSGVEYIKMEMGVPGLPPSTVGVKAEIEALQNGIASLYPDINGLPELKKEAANFVKAFINVDINPEGCIPVTGSMQGTYASFMVCSQCDEKKDTILFIDPGFPVQKQQLAVMGAKYETFDVYDYRGDKLHDKLESYLNKGNISAIIYSNPNNPSWVCLKEEELKTIGELATKYDIIVLEDLAYFAMDFRTDLSVPYQAPYQPTVAHYTDNYILLISGSKAFSYAGQRIGVSCISNSLYNKTYPGFVKRYGGGTFGSVFVHRVLYALSSGTSHSAQYAMAAMLKAANEGKYNFLKEVSVYGERARKLKDIFLRHGFYIVYDKDLNEPVADGFYFTIGYPGMKSGELMKELMYYGVSAISLVTTGSNQEGLRACTSFIKDHQYDQLEERMLLFEKNNPVSKK; this comes from the coding sequence ATGAAAGAAACACCTATCGACTGCAAATTCGTTGATGAAGCAATCAAAGAAATGCATATTGCCGATTTATCCAAGGCAACAATTCGTGAAGTAAAAGCTATTGCTGCAAAAGCTGAAGAGCTTTCGGGCGTTGAATATATAAAAATGGAAATGGGAGTTCCCGGACTTCCTCCTTCTACCGTGGGGGTAAAAGCAGAAATAGAAGCTTTGCAAAATGGAATTGCCAGTTTATATCCAGACATAAATGGCCTGCCGGAATTAAAGAAAGAGGCTGCAAATTTTGTAAAGGCATTCATTAATGTAGATATTAATCCGGAAGGATGTATTCCGGTTACCGGTTCCATGCAGGGAACTTATGCTTCTTTCATGGTGTGCAGTCAATGTGACGAGAAAAAAGATACTATTCTTTTTATTGATCCTGGATTTCCTGTACAAAAGCAGCAACTTGCGGTAATGGGAGCTAAATATGAAACATTCGACGTTTATGATTACCGGGGAGATAAGTTACACGACAAGCTGGAAAGCTATCTAAATAAGGGAAACATCTCAGCCATTATTTATTCTAACCCCAATAATCCTAGTTGGGTGTGCCTTAAAGAGGAAGAGCTGAAGACTATTGGAGAACTGGCTACTAAATATGACATTATTGTCCTGGAAGACCTGGCCTATTTCGCCATGGATTTCCGCACAGATCTAAGTGTTCCATATCAGGCTCCTTACCAGCCAACAGTAGCACACTATACAGATAATTACATTTTGCTGATTTCCGGATCAAAAGCATTTAGTTATGCAGGTCAGCGGATTGGAGTGAGCTGTATTTCCAACTCATTATATAACAAGACTTATCCAGGGTTTGTAAAAAGATATGGAGGAGGAACTTTTGGTAGTGTATTTGTTCACCGGGTTCTTTATGCTCTTTCATCGGGAACCAGTCACTCTGCTCAATATGCCATGGCAGCAATGCTGAAAGCTGCAAATGAAGGAAAATATAATTTTCTGAAAGAAGTAAGTGTTTACGGTGAACGCGCCCGTAAATTAAAAGATATCTTCCTGCGTCATGGGTTCTATATTGTATACGACAAGGATCTGAATGAACCTGTTGCCGATGGTTTTTACTTCACAATAGGCTATCCGGGCATGAAAAGTGGAGAATTGATGAAAGAATTAATGTATTATGGCGTCAGTGCCATATCGCTGGTAACCACTGGTAGCAACCAGGAAGGGCTTAGAGCCTGTACTTCTTTTATAAAAGATCACCAATATGATCAGTTAGAGGAAAGAATGCTATTATTTGAAAAAAACAATCCGGTAAGCAAAAAATAA